Below is a window of Saccharomonospora viridis DSM 43017 DNA.
CGCTGACGCTCGTGGCCCGTGCGTTGCTGGTGGCGGCGGCCGCGCGCACCGAGTCGCGGGGCTGTCACGTGCGCACCGACCATCCCGACCGTGACGACCGTGGCTGGCGGCGTAGCCAGACCATCCGGCTGAACCCGTCGGGACAACCTGTTTTGGCCGATCCGATCCTGGAGGACGTGGCATGAGCGGTCTGGACGGTGAAGTGGACCCCGCCGAGGTGCGGCGCGTGGTGGCCACCGCGTTGGAGGAGGATCTCCGGTACGGGCCGGACGTCACCACACAGGCCACGGTGCCCGCGGCGGCGACGGCCGTCGCCGAGTTGACCCCGCGGGTGTCGGGGGTCGTGGCGGGAGTCGGCGTGGCGAGGACCGTGTTCGACACCGTGCTCGCCGGTGACGGCTACGAGGTGGTGTCCGCGCGTGCCGACGGCAGTTTCCTGGAGGCGGGAGAACCCGCACTGGTGGTCCGCGGACCGGTTCGGGGACTGCTGACCGCCGAACGGACGGCGCTGAACCTGTTGTGCCATCTGTCCGGTGTGGCGACCGTGACGGCGGCGTGGGTGCGGGCCGTGGCGGGTACGGGGTGCGCGATCCGTGACTCCCGCAAGACGCTGCCGGGCCTGCGGGTGCTGGAGAAGTACGCGGTGCGCTGCGGGGGAGGCGTCAATCACCGGATGGGTCTCGGCGACGCCGTGCTGATCAAGGACAACCACGTCGTGGCGGCGGGTTCGGTCACCGAGGCGTTGCGCCTGGCCCGCGAGAAGGCGGCGGGACTGCCGTGTGAGGTGGAGGTGGACGACCTCGACCAGCTGGCGGAGACGCTGCACGCCGGTGCCGACGAAGTACTGCTGGACAACTTCAGCCCCGAGGACTGCGAGCGCGCGGTGCGCCTGCGCGACGAGTTGTCGCCGAAGACGCGGCTGGAGGCCTCGGGCGGCCTGAAGCTCGACGACGCCCGCCGCTACGCCGAAACGGGTGTGGACTACCTCGCGGTGGGGGCCTTGACCCACTCGGCCCCGGCTCTTGACATCGGCATGGATCTGCGGAGTACGTGAGGGAACGGGCGGCGCGTGCCCTCAATCGGCCCGTTTTGAAGGCCGGCCCAGGCCGCTGATCCGGTTCGCCAGCACTCCGGTGGCCTTGCGGGAGGCTTCGGCGTGGGTGGGGTCGATGTCGGTGACGAGCAGATCCGGCGCGGCGTCGAGCTGGGCGTGTACCCCGCCGAAGGGGTCGGCGACGGTGGAGTAGCCGATCCCGGTGGGTGCTTTCGGATGCACCTCGACGCCGGTGGCGGCGGGGTCGGCCTGGTCACAGCCCAGGACCCACGTGCCGGAGTCGAGTGCCCGGGCGCGCACCAGCAGTTCCCACTGTTCGCGTTTGCCCTTCCCCGCGCCCCACGACGTGGGCAGTACGACGACGCTGCTGCCCGCGTCGGCGAG
It encodes the following:
- the nadC gene encoding carboxylating nicotinate-nucleotide diphosphorylase encodes the protein MSGLDGEVDPAEVRRVVATALEEDLRYGPDVTTQATVPAAATAVAELTPRVSGVVAGVGVARTVFDTVLAGDGYEVVSARADGSFLEAGEPALVVRGPVRGLLTAERTALNLLCHLSGVATVTAAWVRAVAGTGCAIRDSRKTLPGLRVLEKYAVRCGGGVNHRMGLGDAVLIKDNHVVAAGSVTEALRLAREKAAGLPCEVEVDDLDQLAETLHAGADEVLLDNFSPEDCERAVRLRDELSPKTRLEASGGLKLDDARRYAETGVDYLAVGALTHSAPALDIGMDLRST